The sequence AAATGCTCATgaatgcatgacaaagttacagactggacaagaaataaactttgacgCCAAATGTGGCCGTGACCTGTGAGCTAGGGGTTCGAGTCTTGtacgtgacacatcgtcttataaTGGTAAGCATTTGTgctaagtattttttaaaatcccttgatggacaCAAGGGCTATGGAGAAGACATAAGACCTCCAACTGTGATCTTTACCTTTGAGGGGACATCAGTGTCAGATACCCACTTATAGACCGAACAAGAATTAAACCCAGGAAAAACCATGTTAAACTTTATCCCAagtatatgattttgatatttgaGCGCCAGTTAAGTCCCTTGATAAATGGTTAAGTTGTGAAGCGGTCATAAAAAGTCCTGTTTCCTAAttgacctcagtgtgaccttgacctttgcgctTTGTGTTTGGGAACTGCGCATGAAATATTGTGTTGTAATGGAAAATATCACTGCcaaaaaattcatatttcaatCTCTTGGTTGAGTTATACTGTgggcaagaaaaaaatattgatcacTGGCCTCCATGTGTGCCATTGAGCTAGCCTAAGGGGTCCGGACTTTGCGCAAGAAATGCCATCTGattattgtgaacatttgtgacaagctATATCAAAAGTTGTTGATGGATGGAAGAattatggaccgggcacgaaagTGTGGACGGCCTGGCTGATGGTATGACGGAAAAGCGCACTCTTATAGTCCCCGAAACCGGTCTTAGGACCTGTACCGAACTACTACACTGACTATAACGATATATTAGTATAATTTTTTTATTCGCATGCATATGTTACATTATAAAGCAGTTAAAAGCTGTACATTTTATATTAGCTGTCAACTACTTGTATTATCAATACCAATGTTCTTAATTGGCGCAAATATTACATATCATACTACACAAATAATGTATGTGTAAATTTATGTCTTTTCAGACAGCGTTTTCAaccattttaattttcataagaAGGGTGACAGGAGTTTTGCAATAAATGCACAAGTACAAAAAATGACTTATACACATGTTTAAAATTACTTATACACATGTTTATTACTGCACATAGTAATAGTCCAAAACATTAGCATAATTAACTTATCTTTTGTTTAGATATGGCACTGGCCAAACACTGTCGAAATAATTCCCACAATTGCTGACAAAGATAACTCTTAATTAAATTCATTATTCTGGTAGCAAGTCTTTTGTAGAAACTTTAACAGTATCAAACGTAATCTAACTAAAACCAAAGACGACTAGTGCAGAAAAATACCTTTCTTAtacctgtacatgtatatataaatatctttataaaagtttCTAGAAACTTGTTTTACATATCTACAACAAAAGATAGATGTGATATACTCATAATTGGCGAATTAAAGGGTCCCTATAAAATTTTGACCCACCAATCAGTTAAAATCAAAGAGACCAATTTATTAGTTCCTAACACGTTAGGCTTGTTTCATAGGGTTAACGCCCTAGACCATTTGGGaagtggtgaaaaaaaaaaagttgggtGCCAAAGAACCACTATTCCACTTCGTGACCCAACAATCGACTTCGGACACAACTGTTGACTTTCAGTATTAAATGTGACTCTACAATTAACcaagtttaaaactatatatgagccgcgccatgagaaaaccaacatagtgcatttgcgaccagcatggatccagacaagcctgcgcatccgtgcagtctggtcaggatccatgctgttggctttcaaactttattgcaattagagaaaccgttagagaacagcatggatcctgaccagactgcgcagatacaGGTGCTTTCTTTAGTTTTGGTTTTTAGTATTTATCAttgtatttatattatacaaaCGAAATACTAAAAACAGAACGGGGAAAACCAATAACttactagagctgcttttgagaaaagctcatgtctcccacaactgcctaatcctttagtgattcaaagtggagTGGATGGTTTGGATGAATGGTTCTGATCAGTAATGTATTGGAGGTCTGGATTGTTTGGATGAGTGGTTTCTATCATTAATGTCTAGTTTGTCTGGATGGTTCAGACTAGTGGTTCCTATCATTAATGTCTAGTTTGTCTGGATGGTTCAGACTAGTGGTTCCCatctgtaattcaagggccataattaaaaagtgcctgggcggatttggctagttatcaaacttggccgaggtcttatggtcaacacattttgttcaaagttggtgaagatcagatgagaaatgttcgacttgaagtgcggacaagatttctgacacacacacacacacacacacacacacacacacacacacacacacacacacacacacacagactggagtaaatcaatatgtctccaacaccactgtgtggcgggagacataacaagagctcatagaacacgaactgcccccttgatgcattcagtaattgcacaaggaactgAAATTATTTGGTCCCTGTACACAAAACTTCTACTGTTCCGAgtcaatgtatttatatttatatttgggttttacggcgcaccaacacagtataggttatatggcgccaaacaggactacaaattttggttccatatctcatttacatcgaaataaaaacatgaggtatggaatcaaaatttgcatacctgctggattTACGGAGTTatagcaaaaccaagtgttaagaccctattagtcgcctcttacgatcatgcaagggtaaggcagtggttccaattcttttcatacacagatcgtctcAGAACCATTTGGGGCTCCGAGTCAATgtaaccatgacctttgatctactgatctaaaaagcaatagggatcatctgctggtcgtgaTCAACCTCTTTATAAAGTTCcgtgatcctgggcccaagcgttctcaagttatcgtccggaaacggtttaactgttcagggtcaatgtgaccttgacctttggcctactgaccttaaagtcaataggggtcatctgctggtcatgaccaacttccctatcaacttacatgatcctaggcccaagcattcttgagttatcatctggaaaccgtttaagtgttccaggtcactttgacattgacctttgacctactgacctcaaaatcattagggttcatctgctggtcattatcaacttccctataaactttcatgatactaggcccaagcgtttttgagttatcacctggaaaccgtttaactgttcctggtcattgtgaccttgacctaatgacctcaaaatcaataaaattcatctgctggtcatgatcaacctccctatcaactttcatgatcataggcctaggcgttctggagttatcatccggaaactgtttaactgtttcggatcactgtgaccttgacctttggcttactgactttaaaatcaataggggtcatttgcagatcatgaccaacctccctatcaagatTTGTTatcctagaccaaagcgttctcaagttatcgtccggaaacggtttaacttttccgggtcactgtcacattgacctttgacctactggccccaaaatcaataggggtcatctgctagtcatgattgAACTCGCTATCaatattcatgatcctaggcccaagcgttcttgagttattttccgaaaactgttttacatttccgggtcactgtcaccttgacctttgacctactgatctcaaaatcaataaggatcatctgcttaccatttaactgttccgggttactgtgaccttaactttCGACCAACTGACGTCAAAATAGGggccatttgctggtcatgaccaacctccatgtcaactttcatgatcataggcccaagcattcttgacttatcatccggaaacggtttaactgttccgggtcactgtgaccttgacctttgacctactgatctcaaaaccaataggggtcatctgctggttatgaccaacctccctatcaactttcatgatcctaggcttaagcgttcttgagttatcatccggaaacgcaTTGGTACCGACCAACAGACGCCTCCTTCGAAAGCATCTGAATCATCAAATCAACAATTTAAAAACTGAtccataaacaaataaaatacaacataGAATTTTAGAGTAAACTCATAGTTTACTCATATATAACAACTAACAAACGTCAAAACTATGCAAGGAGTATGGCATATCGGCAGCTGAAACAATCAGCTTCTTGCACAACCGAGAGTATGAAAGCGCTTTAAGATACCGAGGAGCATCTAGAACACTTATTACCTTTCCTTGCTGTGATATTTGTGCAATTTTATTAGATCCATAACAACTCACAAAAATTGTGTCCATTGGACCAACACACATGTACCTCGGCTGTATCACAGATGGGTGGGTCACTCTAGTACAAGTTTTGTTAGTCAGatcaaaaacatgtatataattgtCATTGATAATTGTTAGGAAAAGAGTTGACCCATCTCCTGTGTTTAAAACTAAACACTGCGATGTTTCAATATCGTACTTTCTTAATGGAAAATCAAGGTTAAAGTGTTCTTCTGTCCCATTTCGAGAAACAATTATTGCTGGCTTTGTATTGTTAAAAACACCAACCACAAAATGATCATCATCTAGGAGTGACAGAGAGTAATTTCCGGTTGTTGTAGTAATCGTGTTTTTGTGCATTATGGAGCTTTTAGAACATATGTTATAAACCTCAATTCCAAATGACCTAGTTATTGCAAACTCGTTCTCACTCAGGGCAAGAACATCTCGCGGATTAAATTCCAGTCGATATGTATATTCCACttctaattttttatttcttaaatcaactGATTTTGATATGTTATTAACAACTAGAAATTTTCCATTTCCAATGAAATCTATTCCTGTTATAAATGCAACAGTTCCATCTTTGTCTAACGTTTTCTCTGCGGACAAGGATACAACCCTGTAATCGGGATCGGTATCGTGTGGTTTCAATTTGGAATCTACACGAACTGATCCGAAGTGAGATTTGGAATTTACTAGAGACACGAGGTTTCGGTCAAACTCTAGCTTTATACTTTCCTCTTTGAGATTTGGGAAAACATCTGACTTTTTATCAGATATTTCTCTCATTAAGTTGTTTAGTCGATGATGCAAGATGTATGACTGAAGTGGTGTTGCGTACTGTGAAATATCAACGGTTTCCAGAACCTCATCGAGTTTGTCTTcgatttctttacattttcgctTCTGTGCAGATATCGCAGCGAACTTCTGATGCTGAATCTTTTCTGCATCATTCAGAATTTTGGCTGAAAATTCATCAAATTTCTTGATGAGCTTGTCCTTGGTTTCCTCCAGCAAATCCGGTAATGCTTCTTTCTGAGATGTCATGAGATCCTCTGACTTTGTAAGGAACTTTGAAACAGATAATACTTGATTTCTTACATCGGAAACCTCTCTCTGTACATCTAAATGTCGTAATTCCTCTGAAGAGGCCATCTCGCTTATTTCAATTACACTGTCGCATTTTCGATGTTTGACAATAGCACACGTTCCACAACAAAGAACATTTTCATCTTTACATAAGAATTCTAGGTGTTTTGAATGAATATCGCACTGACAAAATTTTCTCAACTTCTTCAGACCTGCTTGTTTGATTCCAGGCTCTAATTTAATAATTTCGTGGCCTTTCATGTATGAAAATCGATCGTGGCATTTCTGACAGTCATCGCACTGGTGTTCTTTACATGTGTTGCAGTAAACAGACGCAGGAATATCAAGATCTTGAGCTAAACAAGGAAAGCATTTACACTCTCCTTTTATTTGCTGCCTCTCCGGAGCCGATTTCATTGTTTCTAAAATGGATACCAACGCATAATTCGGACGTAATGATTTAGCCCAGGTTTCCGGTGGCTGGTCTGAATCCTTTACAATTGTAATGTGCCGGCAAAGAGGACATTCTATACCATCAAGAATATTTCGCTCTTCTTCTAGTTTAATGATGTATTCATGAATACAAGATTCGCAAAATGTGTGCAAACATTCAAGTCCCTTTGGATCTCGAAACTTTTCAAAGCAAATCGGACACTGTATACCGTCTACACTATTCTGATCATCGTTCGAAGCCATCCTAAAAGGACAAATAAGATCATTGATAATCATGGTTCAATACCAGTACTAGTATTTATTCAAAAGAAaggggcctccgcggccgagtggttaaggtcgctgacttcaaatcatttgcccttcatcgatgtgggttcgagtctcattcggggcgttgaattcttcatgtgaggaagccatctagctggcttacggaaggtcggtggttctacccaggtgcccgctcgtgatgaaataatgcacggaggggcacctggggtcttcctccaccattaaagctggaaagtcgccacatggcctattatgtgtcggtgcgacgttaaatccaaaataaaaaaaataaaaaaatattcaaaagaaaacgCAACTGCCCCTCTTAGAATTTTTAAGAAAAGAGATGTGCATATTCTCCAGTGACATATCACAAGCCGTTcaaaattttgttgatttttaggtGATTTTCAAACTACTGACATTTAAAGGAAAGTAAAATAGGGAGAAGTCGATTTAgtaacatttcattgaaatttggtTCGCCTTTCACTCTGATTCTATATAATTTGTACGGACACAGTAGAGTAAACATATGtattaattctataaaaaaaattggcttgtatttcacaagaaaatatgaacaggcagataaaattccgtattgtaccttttgtattgaatGTTGCAGGCCTATTTTCATTaaatgcatgacctgacacagttctataaatagcgcatataaaaacttcactacatcaataaacattaaagatttccTTCAGTAGCAAAACAACAaactagatctgggattttgtattcggctttcGTGGATTTTGCAATGTCGGATCatactcggcgcttgcgcgcctcgtgagatcgaTCTGGCAAAAAAAACCTCTTGAACTGAAAACACCACCCAAGATCGAGCTACTAACTACTATTATAACAACGCTACTGTATGGATAAAAAATTCTTCGCAATAAAACTtgcttgaaattttaaaatggaagTCTTAATCAATTTTATAGGATTTTTTTCAGGCTAGCTTCGTGTATTATTAAAGCAATTTGCTTAGGACGGAACGACTGTTGCTGGTTGAAATCATTTATCTAGCAAAAGTTAAAGTTTGTTAAATCAAAACAGcaaatgagccgtaccatgagaaaaccaacatagtgcatttgcgaccagcatgaatccagaacagcctgcgcggatgcgccgtctggtcaggatccatgctgttcgctaatggtttctttaattgcaatagggtttgaaagcgaacagcatggatcctgaccagactgcgcggatgtgcagactggtctgaatccatgttggtcgcaaatgcactatgtttgttttttcatggtgcggctgaaATAGTTCTTAAAATTCCACGGCTGGCGGGCATTCATGaatgttttcattgtaaaataaagGGAATCaattatcaaatttgaaagtCAGAACAATTTTAACAATGTTCGTAAAATTACTTGGACATTTCACTTCTCGAAcattttaaaagactaaattttGGAATTATAAGTAATTTTGAAATTGCAGTTGATTACcgcaaaaacatacatgtaaaacaatattttttcgaTCAAATCTAAATCTATGCTAAAGTGCTTTACtaaatacacaatgtacttattgaaaaatactgtttaaTGTAATGTTGATATTTCCACTGCGAAAGAAAGGCACGGAAGAGGAACAGAACTTAAAGCCTTTATTGACAAAAAGTGGTAACggtatttttcattgtaaattttggttatCTTGgacaccaaacaaaaaaaaatataaattttgactTTTGTTTGTTGATAGGTTGTTGtaaaactgtcaaaatatttaagCATAAAAAAGCATCTCAGTGCGAAAAtactgcaaaatttctaaaaaaaatttacatattttggaTATGTGAATTTGCTCGACTTTTACTATGGGGGAAAGTACATTTTGGTAATAAAAACTGACattcttaacctttaacctgctggtggcaaattattttgcctttgtgaccaatgcagaccatggtctgcactgttcgctattcagtcagtacatttccagtgaacaccccttcgaataataaatgatatttctcaaatagaatgatggaccagtccattttagaaatttagcaggctaagggttaaagatatttttagaaatttagcaggctaagggttaaagatattttaaacctGCTGCTATAGTATAATTAGACCTTTAGAATGATGCATAATTATATCTGGATCTTGCAATCCTCGACGGATAAGGCAGATAAGACAGTAAGTAACAATTTGGTAATCTGTAGAAGTATTCAAACTGGATCTCCCATTTTGGTCTCATGGGTGCCTACGAGACATACAGCCTACTCGAGTATTAAGTCAGTCTGAAATGCAGGTCATGTTTCACAGCTGTTTACAATAAATACTCCGAATGACAAAAAGCATCCGTGTTTATTTTCCAACGCAAATAAATTATACCTGGACATCATACACTTATCACACTATgagtaaatacattttgaaatatttgtgataaataattaaatattgggCATAACTTTTCTAATCTATTCATAATCAAATACAATACAGGCCTAGTTGTTAATTTAGAACAGGTGGTTTGTCTGGACTGTTTTAAATGCGCTTTGTGTTACATTTGAATAAGAGTCTCCGAATCAAAGGCACTTGGGTTGTGGAACACTTATCCTATACCGCTCCCTTGCCCAAACTACTTCGCACCTGTATAACCTTTTTATCACCCGACGCAGACACTATGCTTAGATCACTTTTACCTCTGCTGTATGAATAGTGTTGGGATTTACAATGATATACAAGTGCTTAGTAGTTCAGGCGGGGGGAGGGGCTGGGGGCGAGGCATGTGTTCCAAACATCAAGTGTCTGTGTTCGAATACCTGGAAATCAGCcgcgaaaaaaataattattaagcaACGTAGCCAATAATTCATAaatcaaataacatttttgtattgGTAAATAATATAATGTCCTATTACcatatttatatatcaaaacaaagCAAGTATTTAGTACTTTTAGACTGCTAGGGTATCCCGACGTCATGTGTTCTCGACATACATGTATTCTCGAGCTATTATGGAAATGGcctgtatatttttgcatgcaaCATAATCATCACAAGTAAATACACACGAGTGTAAACATTGTGTCtgctattttaaaaatgaaaaaataaacagtttatcTAGAGTCAAACCAAGGCATTTTCGGTCTGATTGTTCTTTCCTTCTCGGAACACTTAGGgccggtaagtcacacttgactgagcaattgacctcgaaagctgttgtcattacaagctggccaatcaaactccgtgaccttagaaataacctctaacGTTAAACTTattatttcctaattgaggcgactctctgactgaacgcgctccgcggataacataggatgattggctgattctttatttcctccattcttgaagagcataacatatgtacaaacagaggcatatatcagcaaatttacatgtaaacaacaaaataaagattATCGCTACCtacttcgaatgcatggtcaatatgtgaaaacaaaccccactgCGACCCTTTAATTACGCGCAACAAATTCACACAacatgtggaaatggattgaccgggtcaaaaATGTATAGCCAGAGtattcttattgccgtatttactccactgaaagtggtaacgtatttactttgttgttggattcaCAATTTATGtaagcgtaaatacttacttgacatttttaggcagtacaaaacaacatagttctgtttcaaaattttagttgttttttgttttgtttttgtattttggtacagaaataaacgcactcTTGGTGCAAAAGTAACGCCCCCAGGGGCGCTTAAAaataagtaaagtttcttgtcgacgaaagtccccacctggaatggatggaacaacttatttccagccgagctcacggcaggcgtcatttacctccccagcatccagtctagactgatactgttggaaacagtaccaaattaaagtaaatcacccagcactgaacactagtcgggatatcagccgcaaccgTGAATCGATCCGGGTCCGGTAATCGAACGCGGATCGCTGGCGTTATAGTCcaaactgctaaccactgcgccactgactccctgattaaacgggaggatacggaatgtcaataaggtagaatggtcttgtcctttgtgtccgatcctggggttccgcacactgatgaccaatattttaaacagacattgcaaccaaaattttacaagatgatcattatatatttacatagatgtgccctagaaggaacttttgctatgttTTAACTCGTTTCGAACTGTGTAATTAAGTTagaaaatcttaatgaaacttttaacATGGTTTAAAAGTTGGTATATATCCATAAATCTTCCGTCAAGCATCATTACTGCTATCAAAATTTCTGCACCGGAAGTCAATCAAAATAAGACATCAATCTGCCTGATTTTCACTGTAAGAGATGTGGACTGCGTAAAGTAACAATAGGTGTCACGTGAAAGAACTGAAACACATATCTATTTTCTCAGATATAAATCAGGGCTATctgtaaaggaaatattttagaggaaatgtgttaatttttaaaagaagttcAGCCTATAGCCTTTTGATATTGATATGGgtaggttttgaaaaatatgtagcaaTTTGGGGTTTTCAGATTATTTCAATTATCAGATAGGTTGCTGAGCAACCATATCATTTGTGCATACCCActgttttaatttagaaatattaagaaaataatgaaaaattctatttttataaaacaggtgctatttcaaaattatatagttCTTGCAGTGACACAGTTTCACAACAGTGATTTTaacagaaatggtaaaaatatcagtttctaactagaaattgcttttgtaaaaaagcgtatgtctcccccaacgcaaagtcctataggcaagaagtcaataagggtcaggagcgaaagtcaaagagacactgatggttggctgcaaaagggatcatctacttggcatgtccagtcatcccgctaaatttcaacactcttggcctagtggttctcaagtcactgttcaggctcctgtgaccttgacctttgatcaagtgacctcaaaataaatagggatcatctactctgcatgtccaatcatcctattaagtttcaacattctaggtcaagtggttttcaagttattttccagaaatgattttacatgaccaggcccctgtgaccttgacctttaatagactgaccccaaaatcaataggggtcatttactctgcatgttcaatcatcctatgaagtttcaacattctgggtcaagtggttctcaagttattgatcggaaattgttttccatgttcaggctcctgagaccttgacctttaacagagtgaccccaaaatcgataggggtcatctgctctgcatgttcaatcatcctatgaagtttcaacattctggatcaagacgttctcaagttattgatcggaaatggttatcaatgttcaggcacctgtgaccttgacctttaacggagtgaccccaaaacaataggggtcatttactctgcatgaacaatcatcctatgaagtttcaacattctgggtcgagaggttctcaagttattgactggaaacagtaatccatgttcaggcccctgtgaccgtgacctttaacagagtgactctaaaatcgttaggggtcatctactctgcatgaccaatcatcctattaagtttcaacattctgggtcaagtggttctcaagttactgactggaaatggttttcaatgttcatgccagtgaccttgacatttaatagagtgaccccaaaatcgatatgggtcatctactttgcatgtacaatcatcctatgaagtttcaacattctgggtcaagtggttctctagttattgatcggaaatggttttcagtgttcaggcccctgtgaccttgacctttgacggagtgaccccaaaatcaataggggtcatctactctgcatgaccaatcatcctatgaagtttcaacattctgggtcaagtggttcactagttattgattggaaatggttttcaatgttcaggcccctgtgaccttgacctttgatggagtgaccccaaaatcaataggggtcatctactcttcatgacaatcatcctatgaagtttcaacattctgggtcaagtggttcacaagttattgatcggaaatggttttcaatgttcaggcccctgtgaccttgacctttgatggagtgaccccaaaaacaataggggtcgtctactccagcagccctacaaccctatgaagtttgaaggttctaggtcaaatggttctccagttattgctcggaaatcaGGTGTgaagtacggacggacggacagggcaaaaacagtatgtctcccccagaggcggggggggggggagagacatAAATATAGCCCGGGAATAAATATGACAGGTGCTTCCTGGaactagaaagtaggtcaataataaaattagtccaaataattgtactcgtgagttgaatatcgttatatttttttgacttgtccgAGTACAAActagaaaaggtaaagaatgtgataacactgtcctcttctttgcgtaagtaacacccaatggaatccgttgggcgggaattatgttataataatgcaacggataaa is a genomic window of Mercenaria mercenaria strain notata chromosome 18, MADL_Memer_1, whole genome shotgun sequence containing:
- the LOC128550699 gene encoding uncharacterized protein LOC128550699, whose product is MMASNDDQNSVDGIQCPICFEKFRDPKGLECLHTFCESCIHEYIIKLEEERNILDGIECPLCRHITIVKDSDQPPETWAKSLRPNYALVSILETMKSAPERQQIKGECKCFPCLAQDLDIPASVYCNTCKEHQCDDCQKCHDRFSYMKGHEIIKLEPGIKQAGLKKLRKFCQCDIHSKHLEFLCKDENVLCCGTCAIVKHRKCDSVIEISEMASSEELRHLDVQREVSDVRNQVLSVSKFLTKSEDLMTSQKEALPDLLEETKDKLIKKFDEFSAKILNDAEKIQHQKFAAISAQKRKCKEIEDKLDEVLETVDISQYATPLQSYILHHRLNNLMREISDKKSDVFPNLKEESIKLEFDRNLVSLVNSKSHFGSVRVDSKLKPHDTDPDYRVVSLSAEKTLDKDGTVAFITGIDFIGNGKFLVVNNISKSVDLRNKKLEVEYTYRLEFNPRDVLALSENEFAITRSFGIEVYNICSKSSIMHKNTITTTTGNYSLSLLDDDHFVVGVFNNTKPAIIVSRNGTEEHFNLDFPLRKYDIETSQCLVLNTGDGSTLFLTIINDNYIHVFDLTNKTCTRVTHPSVIQPRYMCVGPMDTIFVSCYGSNKIAQISQQGKVISVLDAPRYLKALSYSRLCKKLIVSAADMPYSLHSFDVC